In one Arachis duranensis cultivar V14167 chromosome 9, aradu.V14167.gnm2.J7QH, whole genome shotgun sequence genomic region, the following are encoded:
- the LOC107465401 gene encoding disease resistance protein RPV1, producing the protein MENYDAKFLCSYGGEIKRFPNDTKISYVGGYNKILYVNRGIDFTAMLAELSALFDAAGNICFKYLLPNDELDALISVTGDNDLNNMMLEYDNLYRDSPKTARMRLFVFPGNHFDLDRNPASTETLKTKKTVKQNSKVNGDSLVVVLPPPPVDVKTERIDCSDPTRFNSLLSAAKYDVFLNFRGEDTRNGFTSHLCKALSRKQVKTFVDFTVQKGNEISASIHQAIEESFVSVVVFSENYASSKWCLEELVKIMECCKENGLVAVPVFYKIDRSHVRKQLGSYSEALKKLQNNSMKKVQKWREALTEAANLAGWVSSSCRDESELIQKIVKDVLQKLIDHNPPNDIKSFVGIDGNLKAIDSSLREVLEVQTRMIGIWGMGGIGKTTLAKLVFEKYSYQYEGSCFLEDVRERSEKYGHSLYELRNELYSELLQENNCKDSTRISTNAKERLRSQRNFIVLDDVSCSKQLKYLVGEHQCYGPGSKIIVTATDKSVFAQWEDEEIYEMKVLNSEDSLTLFSLNAFNQDHPKMGYENLSWEAVKYCEGLPLALKVLGSFLRSKSETEWDSALQNIKKIPDAPIQNVLRLTYDGLNYEEREIFLDIACFFKGFLKEHVVSLLESCGFDAANGMRSLHEKSLIAISDNSLRMHDLIHEMALEIVRKESIKNPEYRSRLWDYNDIRDVLGNNKGTDAIESIMLDMSHIDDLQLSVDTFKKMSRLRLLKLYDSSEKNGKLSNLQLPIGLKPLRYFEWHAYPLPTLPSNFCPEKLVTLRIQNSQLKRLWDGKQNLVNLEEVDLTGCQKLVELPDLSKAKNLKSVHLSNCRSLAHVHPSILSLGKLELLDLLNCIKLEMLGNKKHSRSLKHLCVCGCSNLIEFALSSEEIEYLDLSHTGIKVLHPSIGRFTKVKEISLCGIRLENLPDGWSRLKSLEKLSLFKCGRVVSKQKLHDIFDGLQSLQNLSLVNCDSLFELPGNVGRLSSLQKLQLDGSHVETLPGSIKHLPNLKTLSLIGCKMLQYWPELPPSIRHLKALNCTLLQKVAFGLFSYELQEEKRVSISLQNCVNLDVENCIYSFLQHVRKQAYECEFRRRGVGRENIVVWRSDFFKICYPDSRVPEWFTYRAVGSSITFEVAPPSSYYFGSLLCIVLSSHSLDFELDIKCRCYLEDGKMHKYSLGILFLSHVPVEGHSDHVYMTYNFNGIFDVIKLDQLNNKIASSGHKPKLTFEFFVSSGMARGKKDLNLLIKECGVYPLNDSNNCVE; encoded by the exons ATGGAGAACTACGACGCGAAGTTTCTGTGCAGCTACGGCGGCGAGATCAAACGCTTCCCTAACGACACCAAGATCTCCTACGTTGGTGGCTACAACAAGATCCTCTACGTTAACCGTGGAATCGACTTCACCGCCATGCTCGCCGAACTCTCCGCCCTCTTTGACGCCGCCGGCAACATCTGCTTCAAGTACCTACTCCCCAACGATGAACTCGACGCCCTCATCTCCGTCACCGGTGACAACGACCTGAACAACATGATGCTCGAGTACGATAATCTCTACAGAGATTCCCCTAAAACCGCTCGCATGAGGCTCTTCGTCTTCCCTGGCAACCATTTCGATTTGGATCGCAATCCCGCTTCCAccgaaaccctaaaaaccaagAAGACAGTCAAACAAAACTCCAAAGTCAACGGCGACAGTTTAGTTGTTGTTCTTCCGCCTCCGCCAGTTGATGTTAAAACAGAGCGGATTGATTGTTCTGATCCGACCCGATTTAATAGCCTGTTATCTGCTGCAAAGTATGATGTGTTTCTCAACTTCAGAGGCGAAGACACACGCAACGGTTTCACTTCCCATCTTTGTAAAGCTCTGTCGCGAAAGCAGGTAAAGACCTTCGTGGATTTTACTGTTCAGAAGGGAAATGAGATCTCTGCTTCAATCCACCAAGCAATTGAAGAGTCATTCGTATCGGTGGTTGTGTTCTCGGAGAACTATGCTTCTTCAAAGTGGTGCTTGGAAGAGCTTGTGAAAATAATGGAGTGCTGTAAAGAAAATGGACTGGTTGCTGTTCCTGTGTTCTATAAAATAGATCGATCACATGTGCGGAAGCAGCTTGGAAGTTACAGTGAAGCATTAAAGAAGTTACAGAATAATAGCATGAAGAAGGTTCAGAAATGGAGGGAAGCTCTCACTGAAGCAGCAAATTTAGCTGGGTGGGTCTCCAGCTCCTGTAG GGATGAGTCTGAGCTCATTCAAAAGATTGTGAAAGACGTTTTGCAGAAGCTGATTGATCACAACCCACCGAATGATATTAAAAGTTTTGTAGGTATTGACGGAAATCTTAAAGCTATAGATTCGTCGCTAAGAGAAGTCCTTGAAGTCCAAACAAGAATGATTGGGATTTGGGGCATGGGTGGGATAGGAAAGACCACTCTAGCAAAACTTGTATTCGAGAAATACTCTTATCAGTATGAAGGTTCCTGCTTCTTGGAAGATGTTAGAGAAAGATCAGAAAAATATGGACATTCGCTATATGAATTACGCAATGAACTTTACTCAGAGTTGTTGCAGGAAAATAATTGCAAAGACAGCACAAGAATATCCACCAATGCTAAGGAAAGGCTCCGCAGTCAAAGAAATTTCATAGTTCTTGATGACGTGAGTTGTTCAAAGCAATTAAAATACCTTGTTGGGGAGCATCAATGTTATGGTCCAGGTAGTAAGATCATTGTCACAGCTACAGACAAGAGTGTATTTGCTCAATGGGAAGATGAAGAAATATATGAGATGAAGGTGTTAAATTCTGAGGACTCCCTTACATTGTTTAGCTTGAATGCATTCAATCAAGACCATCCGAAAATGGGATATGAAAATCTATCATGGGAAGCAGTTAAATATTGTGAAGGTTTACCATTAGCTTTGAAAGTGTTGGGTTCTTTTCTTCGTTCCAAGAGTGAAACTGAATGGGATAGTGCATTGCAAAACATCAAAAAGATTCCTGACGCACCAATTCAAAATGTATTAAGGTTGACCTATGATGGATTAAattatgaggagagagaaatttTTCTAGACATTGCATGTTTTTTTAAGGGATTCCTTAAAGAACACGTAGTTAGTCTGTTAGAAAGTTGTGGCTTCGATGCAGCTAATGGCATGAGGTCCCTTCATGAAAAGTCTCTAATAGCTATATCTGATAATTCTCTGAGGATGCATGACTTGATCCATGAAATGGCTTTGGAAATTGTTCGCAAAGAATCTATCAAAAATCCTGAATATCGTAGCCGTTTGTGGGACTATAATGATATTAGGGATGTTTTGGGAAACAACAAG GGAACCGATGCAATTGAAAGCATAATGTTAGATATGTCTCATATAGATGATCTACAGTTGAGTGTTGACACATTCAAAAAGATGTCTAGATTAAGATTGCTCAAATTGTATGACTCGTCAGAGAAGAATGGTAAATTAAGTAATCTGCAGCTTCCTATAGGGTTGAAGCCATTAAGGTACTTTGAATGGCATGCGTACCCTTTGCCGACTCTGCCGTCAAACTTTTGTCCCGAGAAGCTTGTTACCCTCCGTATTCAGAACAGTCAACTTAAAAGACTATGGGATGGAAAGCAG AATCTTGTGAATTTAGAGGAAGTAGATCTAACTGGGTGCCAAAAGTTGGTAGAACTCCCAGATCTCTCTAAAgcaaaaaatcttaaaagtgtACATCTGTCCAACTGTAGAAGTTTGGCCCATGTCCATCCATCTATTTTATCACTTGGCAAGCTTGAGCTTTTGGATCTATTGAATTGCATTAAACTTGAAATGCTTGGAAACAAGAAGCATTCAAGATCTCTTAAGCACCTGTGCGTTTGTGGCTGCTCAAATTTGATAGAATTTGCTCTATCTTCAGAAGAAATAGAATACTTGGATTTAAGCCACACTGGCATCAAAGTATTGCACCCATCCATTGGGCGTTTCACCAAAGTGAAAGAGATATCTCTTTGTGGGATAAGACTTGAGAATCTTCCAGACGGGTGGTCTCGCTTGAAATCTCTTGAGAAACTTTCGCTCTTTAAATGTGGAAGGGTGGTTTCCAAGCAGAAATTACATGATATATTTGATGGCTTGCAATCATTGCAAAACCTGTCTCTGGTGAACTGTGATAGTCTATTTGAACTCCCTGGAAATGTCGGCCGCTTATCATCGTTACAAAAGTTACAGTTGGATGGAAGCCATGTGGAGACTTTGCCTGGGAGCATCAAGCATCTTCCAAATCTGAAAACACTCTCATTAATAGGTTGTAAGATGCTTCAATATTGGCCAGAGCTTCCTCCATCCATTCGACATTTGAAGGCCCTAAACTGCACATTGCTGCAAAAAGTAGCATTTGGTTTATTTAGTTATGAGCTACAAGAAGAAAAACGCGTAAGTATTTCGTTGCAGAATTGTGTGAATTTGGATGTGGAGAACTGTATTTATTCATTCCTTCAACATGTAAGAAAACAGGCATATGAATGTGAATTTAGGAGGAGAGGAGTAGGAAGAGAAAACATTGTAGTTTGGAGAAGTGActtctttaaaatttgttaCCCGGACTCCAGAGTACCAGAGTGGTTCACATATCGGGCAGTGGGGTCTTCTATTACTTTTGAAGTTGCTCCTCCTTCCAGTTACTATTTTGGTTCGCTTCTCTGCATTGTTCTCTCTTCGCACAGTTTGGATTTCGAGCTTGATATTAAATGCAGATGCTACTTGGAAGATGGAAAAATGCACAAGTATTCGCTTGGCATATTATTTTTAAGTCACGTTCCAGTGGAAGGGCATTCAGATCATGTTTATATGACGTATAACTTCAACGGAATCTTCGATGTGATCAAGCTGGACCAATTGAATAATAAGATTGCCTCCTCCGGACATAAACCAAAACTCACCTTTGAATTCTTTGTTAGCAGTGGCATGGCTCGgggaaaaaaagatttaaatttgttGATCAAAGAGTGTGGTGTCTATCCGTTAAATGACTCCAATAATTGCGTGGAATAG